One Agrococcus jenensis genomic region harbors:
- the cysS gene encoding cysteine--tRNA ligase, producing the protein MTVRIYDSRRQAVVDLRPLRAGEVSMYVCGPTVQSSPHIGHVRSAVAYDLWRRWLAHRGLRVTFVRNVTDIDDKVLVNAVDEPWWALAYRIELEFTAAYRAVGVLAPTYEPRATASVPGMHELIQLLIGRGHAYPALDGSADVYFDVRSWGEYGALTRQSIDKMEPAADADPRGKRDPRDFALWKASKPEEPASASWASPWGDGRPGWHIECSAMARRYLGDSFDIHGGGLDLRFPHHENELAQSTAAGLGFASVWSHNGLVNVDGEKMSKSLGNSIFAADLLASVRPIVARYFLVAPHYRSTIDLRTAAGSLEGGSLAEAEAAFGRIEWMLERAARVGELPESAVPDAFGAAMDDDLSTPQAVAVLHDTTRAANAALDAGDDAAALARAGEALAMLRVLGLDPADKAWQAVPSAESHALSSLVETLLAERREARANKDFAASDRIRDTLAAAGILVEDGKHTTTWSTS; encoded by the coding sequence GTGACCGTGCGCATCTACGACTCCCGGCGGCAGGCCGTCGTCGACCTCCGGCCGCTCCGCGCGGGCGAGGTGTCGATGTACGTGTGCGGACCGACCGTGCAGTCGTCGCCGCACATCGGCCACGTGCGCAGCGCCGTCGCCTACGACCTCTGGCGCCGCTGGCTCGCGCACCGCGGCCTGCGCGTCACGTTCGTGCGCAACGTCACCGACATCGACGACAAGGTGCTCGTCAACGCGGTCGACGAGCCGTGGTGGGCGCTCGCCTACCGGATCGAGCTCGAGTTCACGGCGGCCTACCGCGCCGTCGGCGTGCTCGCGCCGACGTACGAGCCGCGCGCGACGGCATCCGTGCCCGGCATGCACGAGCTCATCCAGCTGCTCATCGGGCGCGGGCACGCGTATCCCGCGCTCGACGGCTCGGCCGACGTCTACTTCGACGTGCGCTCGTGGGGCGAGTACGGCGCGCTCACGCGCCAGTCGATCGACAAGATGGAGCCGGCCGCCGACGCCGACCCGCGCGGCAAGCGCGACCCGCGCGACTTCGCGCTCTGGAAGGCGTCGAAGCCCGAGGAGCCCGCCTCCGCATCGTGGGCCTCGCCGTGGGGCGACGGCCGTCCCGGCTGGCACATCGAGTGCTCGGCCATGGCGCGCCGCTACCTCGGCGACAGCTTCGACATCCACGGCGGCGGGCTCGACCTGCGGTTCCCGCACCACGAGAACGAGCTCGCCCAGTCGACGGCCGCGGGCCTCGGCTTCGCCAGCGTGTGGAGCCACAACGGGCTCGTCAACGTCGACGGCGAGAAGATGTCGAAGTCGCTCGGCAACTCCATCTTCGCCGCCGACCTGCTCGCGTCGGTGCGCCCGATCGTCGCGCGCTACTTCCTGGTCGCCCCGCACTACCGCTCGACCATCGACCTGCGCACCGCCGCCGGCAGCCTCGAGGGTGGCTCGCTCGCCGAGGCGGAGGCGGCGTTCGGCCGCATCGAGTGGATGCTCGAGCGCGCCGCACGCGTCGGCGAGCTGCCCGAGTCGGCGGTGCCGGATGCGTTCGGCGCGGCCATGGACGACGACCTCTCGACCCCGCAGGCCGTCGCCGTGCTGCACGACACCACCCGCGCGGCGAACGCCGCGCTCGACGCCGGCGACGACGCCGCGGCGCTCGCGCGGGCCGGCGAGGCGCTCGCGATGCTGCGGGTGCTGGGGCTCGATCCTGCCGACAAGGCGTGGCAGGCTGTACCCTCGGCCGAGAGCCATGCGCTGTCGAGCCTCGTCGAGACGCTCCTCGCGGAGCGCCGCGAGGCTCGCGCGAACAAGGACTTCGCCGCATCCGACCGCATCCGCGACACGCTCGCGGCCGCCGGCATCCTCGTCGAGGACGGCAAGCACACGACCACCTGGAGCACCTCATGA
- a CDS encoding ABC transporter ATP-binding protein — protein sequence MASVTFDKATRLYPGSTKPAVDSIDLEIADGEFLVLVGPSGCGKSTTLRMLAGLEEVNDGKIMIGDRDVTDMPPKDRDIAMVFQNYALYPHMTVAENMGFALKIAGIAKEERAKRVEEAAKLLDLEPYLGRKPKALSGGQRQRVAMGRAIVRQPQVFLMDEPLSNLDAKLRVQTRTQIASLQRRLGVTTVYVTHDQTEALTMGDRIAVLKDGILQQVGTPRDLYANPANVFVAGFIGSPAMNLMQLQTSDQGVHFGQHLTPIPREQLASAKGGLVVGVRPEDISVAEQGDGLPVLVDLVEELGADGYLYGHADVEGKRVDIVARVDGRTHASLGDTVYITPDPSHLHLFDNESGLRL from the coding sequence ATGGCGTCTGTGACGTTCGACAAGGCAACCCGTCTCTACCCGGGGAGCACGAAGCCCGCGGTCGACTCGATCGACCTGGAGATCGCCGACGGCGAGTTCCTCGTCCTCGTCGGCCCCTCCGGCTGCGGCAAGTCCACCACCCTGCGCATGCTCGCGGGCCTCGAAGAGGTCAACGACGGCAAGATCATGATCGGCGACCGCGACGTCACCGACATGCCGCCGAAGGACCGCGACATCGCGATGGTGTTCCAGAACTACGCGCTCTACCCCCACATGACGGTGGCCGAGAACATGGGCTTCGCGCTCAAGATCGCCGGCATCGCCAAGGAGGAGCGCGCGAAGCGCGTCGAGGAGGCCGCGAAGCTGCTCGACCTCGAGCCCTACCTCGGCCGCAAGCCGAAGGCGCTCTCGGGCGGTCAGCGCCAGCGCGTCGCGATGGGCCGCGCGATCGTGCGCCAGCCGCAGGTGTTCCTCATGGACGAGCCGCTCTCCAACCTCGACGCCAAGCTGCGCGTGCAGACGCGCACGCAGATCGCGTCGCTGCAGCGCCGCCTCGGCGTCACCACGGTCTACGTCACGCACGACCAGACCGAGGCCCTCACGATGGGCGACCGCATCGCGGTGCTCAAGGACGGCATCCTGCAGCAGGTCGGCACCCCCCGCGACCTGTACGCGAACCCGGCCAACGTCTTCGTCGCCGGCTTCATCGGCAGCCCCGCCATGAACCTCATGCAGCTGCAGACGAGCGACCAGGGCGTGCACTTCGGCCAGCACCTCACCCCGATCCCCCGCGAGCAGCTCGCGTCGGCGAAGGGCGGCCTCGTGGTCGGCGTCCGGCCCGAGGACATCTCGGTCGCCGAGCAGGGCGACGGCCTGCCCGTGCTCGTCGACCTCGTCGAGGAGCTCGGCGCCGACGGCTACCTCTACGGCCACGCGGACGTCGAGGGCAAGCGCGTCGACATCGTCGCGCGCGTCGACGGCCGCACGCACGCGTCGCTCGGCGACACGGTCTACATCACGCCGGACCCGTCGCACCTGCACCTGTTCGACAACGAGTCGGGCCTGCGCCTCTGA
- a CDS encoding response regulator transcription factor, whose protein sequence is MTRILIVEDETALAEPLAYLLELEGYETAHAADGDAAVRMYETEGADLILLDLMLPGRSGTEVCRHIRQTSQVPIIMLTAKDSEVDTIVGLELGADDYVTKPYSTRELVARIRAVLRRRAVEEDEEDDAVVEIGRVRLDADSHTVTVEGRETAMPLREFELLEYLMRNAGRVLTRGQLIDRVWGSDYFGDTKTLDVHIKRLRAKIEEDPSNPTCVVTLRGLGYRFER, encoded by the coding sequence ATGACGCGCATCCTGATCGTCGAGGACGAGACCGCGCTCGCCGAGCCCCTCGCCTACCTGCTCGAGCTCGAGGGCTACGAGACGGCGCACGCCGCCGACGGCGACGCGGCGGTGCGCATGTACGAGACGGAGGGCGCCGACCTCATCCTGCTCGACCTCATGCTGCCGGGGCGCAGCGGCACCGAGGTGTGCCGGCACATCCGTCAGACGTCGCAGGTGCCGATCATCATGCTGACGGCGAAGGACAGCGAGGTCGACACGATCGTCGGGCTCGAGCTGGGCGCCGACGACTACGTCACGAAGCCCTACTCGACCCGCGAGCTCGTCGCGCGCATCCGCGCGGTGCTGCGCCGCCGCGCCGTCGAGGAGGACGAGGAGGACGACGCGGTTGTCGAGATCGGCCGAGTGCGGCTCGACGCCGACAGCCACACCGTGACCGTCGAGGGGCGGGAGACGGCGATGCCGCTGCGCGAGTTCGAGCTGCTCGAGTACCTCATGCGCAACGCGGGCAGGGTGCTGACGCGCGGCCAGCTCATCGATCGGGTCTGGGGCAGCGACTACTTCGGCGACACGAAGACGCTCGACGTGCACATCAAGCGGCTGCGGGCGAAGATCGAGGAGGACCCGTCGAACCCGACGTGCGTCGTCACGCTGCGGGGCCTGGGGTACCGCTTCGAGCGCTGA
- a CDS encoding DUF4032 domain-containing protein has translation MRSDLRITSAVMDATLLDLPWEVPLEEWTEEDVVQLPKGISRHLVRFARLGGRVVAIKETTEEMASREYSMLRRLQRLDVPCVEPLAVISGRTGADGEELDSVLVTRHLRFSLPYRALYSSSMKRDTAQRLVDALAGLLVRLHLVGFYWGDVSLSNTLFRRDAGAFAAYLVDAETGTLEPSGLSTGRREDDLEVARVNIAGELLDLAAGGRLDESIDPVAVAASIVEQYRSLWHELMSDEVIDASERWRISARIERLNALGYDIEELAIRTGDGGTTVNIQPKVVDPGHHHRRLQGLTGIDAEENQARRMLNDLDQYVALQHDLRPTVGDEALANEWFERVFAPIVESVPLELRGKLEGPEVFHEVLEHRWYLSEQRQCEVPLEEAATSYIETQLSFRRDEAALLGVPVTTAISVVPIETGAILLEDEDDDPDWRDKV, from the coding sequence ATGCGCTCCGATCTGCGCATCACCTCCGCGGTGATGGATGCGACCCTGCTCGACCTGCCCTGGGAGGTGCCGCTCGAGGAGTGGACCGAGGAGGACGTCGTCCAGCTGCCCAAGGGCATCTCTCGGCACCTCGTGCGGTTCGCGCGGCTCGGCGGCCGCGTCGTCGCCATCAAGGAGACGACCGAGGAGATGGCCTCCCGCGAGTACTCGATGCTGCGGCGGCTGCAGCGCCTCGACGTGCCGTGCGTGGAGCCGCTCGCGGTCATCTCGGGCCGCACCGGCGCCGACGGGGAGGAGCTCGACTCGGTGCTCGTCACCCGGCACCTGCGCTTCTCGCTCCCCTACCGCGCGCTCTACTCGTCGTCGATGAAGCGCGACACCGCCCAGCGGCTCGTCGACGCGCTCGCCGGCCTGCTCGTGCGGCTGCACCTCGTGGGCTTCTACTGGGGTGACGTGTCGCTGTCGAACACGCTCTTCCGGCGCGACGCGGGTGCCTTCGCCGCCTACCTCGTCGACGCCGAGACCGGCACGCTCGAGCCGAGCGGGCTCTCGACCGGCCGCCGCGAGGACGACCTCGAGGTCGCGCGCGTGAACATCGCCGGCGAGCTGCTCGACCTTGCCGCCGGCGGACGGCTCGACGAGTCGATCGACCCGGTCGCGGTCGCGGCCTCGATCGTCGAGCAGTACCGGTCGCTCTGGCACGAGCTCATGAGCGACGAGGTGATCGACGCGTCCGAGCGCTGGCGCATCAGCGCGCGCATCGAGCGGCTCAACGCGCTCGGCTACGACATCGAGGAGCTCGCGATCCGCACCGGCGACGGCGGCACGACCGTGAACATCCAGCCCAAGGTCGTCGACCCCGGGCACCACCACCGCCGGCTGCAGGGCCTCACCGGCATCGACGCCGAGGAGAACCAGGCGCGACGGATGCTCAACGACCTCGACCAGTACGTGGCGCTGCAGCACGACCTGCGCCCGACCGTCGGCGACGAGGCGCTCGCGAACGAGTGGTTCGAGCGGGTCTTCGCGCCGATCGTCGAGTCGGTACCGCTCGAGCTGCGCGGCAAGCTCGAGGGCCCTGAGGTCTTCCACGAGGTGCTCGAGCACCGCTGGTACCTGTCGGAGCAGCGCCAGTGCGAGGTGCCGCTCGAGGAGGCGGCGACCAGCTACATCGAGACGCAGCTCTCCTTCCGCCGCGACGAGGCGGCGCTGCTCGGCGTGCCCGTCACGACGGCGATCTCGGTCGTGCCGATCGAGACCGGCGCGATCCTGCTCGAGGACGAGGACGACGACCCCGACTGGCGCGATAAGGTCTGA
- the rlmB gene encoding 23S rRNA (guanosine(2251)-2'-O)-methyltransferase RlmB, with amino-acid sequence MTKPQRSPRKKGPSKGTGGLGRRALEGKGPTPKAEDRSWHPAGKRKASRERFEAASAKGRPAQPPRHRKPSSAKDDSEMVTGRNSVLEALRAKIPATSLILASRLEMDDRVKEILSIATKRGVPVLEVMRPELDRISGHDAVHQGVALKVPPYQYAHPVDLLEQVLDRHQTPLFVALDGITDPRNLGAIIRSAGAFGAQGVIVPQRRSVGVTASAWKTSAGAAARVPVAMASNLTATLKELKSQGCFVIGLDGDGDVSLHELELAAGPLVIVVGSEGKGLSRLVAETCDAIVSIPIGAATESLNAGIAASITLYEVAKLRGSR; translated from the coding sequence ATGACGAAGCCGCAGCGATCGCCGCGGAAGAAGGGCCCCTCCAAGGGCACCGGCGGCCTCGGCCGTAGGGCGCTCGAGGGCAAGGGCCCCACCCCGAAGGCAGAGGACCGATCCTGGCACCCCGCCGGCAAGCGGAAGGCGTCGCGCGAGCGCTTCGAGGCCGCCTCCGCGAAGGGCCGCCCCGCGCAGCCGCCGCGGCACCGCAAGCCGTCGTCCGCGAAGGACGACTCCGAGATGGTGACCGGCCGCAACTCGGTGCTCGAGGCGCTCCGCGCCAAGATCCCCGCGACCTCGCTCATCCTCGCCTCGCGGCTCGAGATGGACGACCGCGTCAAGGAGATCCTGTCGATCGCCACGAAGCGCGGCGTGCCCGTGCTCGAGGTGATGCGACCGGAGCTCGACCGCATCTCCGGCCACGACGCCGTGCACCAGGGCGTCGCGCTCAAGGTGCCGCCGTACCAGTACGCGCACCCCGTCGACCTGCTCGAGCAGGTGCTCGACCGGCACCAGACGCCGCTCTTCGTCGCGCTCGACGGCATCACCGACCCGCGCAACCTCGGTGCGATCATCCGCTCGGCCGGCGCGTTCGGCGCGCAGGGCGTCATCGTGCCGCAGCGCCGCTCGGTCGGCGTGACGGCGAGCGCCTGGAAGACGAGCGCGGGCGCCGCGGCGCGCGTGCCGGTCGCGATGGCCTCGAACCTGACCGCGACGCTCAAGGAGCTGAAGTCGCAGGGATGCTTCGTCATCGGACTGGACGGCGACGGCGACGTGTCGCTCCACGAGCTCGAGCTCGCTGCAGGGCCGCTCGTGATCGTGGTGGGCAGCGAGGGCAAGGGGCTCTCGCGCCTCGTCGCCGAGACGTGCGACGCGATCGTCTCGATCCCGATCGGCGCGGCGACCGAGTCGCTGAACGCCGGCATCGCGGCGTCGATCACGCTCTACGAGGTCGCGAAGCTGCGCGGCTCCCGCTGA
- a CDS encoding phosphoglyceromutase — MTERTLILLRHGQSTWNEKNLFTGWVDVRLTAKGAEEAKRGGELLRERDLLPDVLYTSLLTRAIQTANIALDAADRAWIPVTRSWRLNERHYGDLQGKDKAETLEQYGEEQFMLWRRSFDTPPPAIADDNEFSQAGDLRYAGIDGDVPATECLKDVIDRFLPYWESTITKDLEAGRTVLVTAHGNSLRALVKHLDGISDDDIAALNIPTGIPLVYRLGDDNMPLGPGEYLDPEAAAAGAAAVASQGSKH; from the coding sequence ATGACCGAGCGCACCCTCATCCTGCTCCGCCACGGCCAGTCGACCTGGAACGAGAAGAACCTGTTCACCGGCTGGGTCGACGTCCGCCTCACCGCCAAGGGCGCCGAGGAGGCGAAGCGCGGCGGCGAGCTGCTGCGCGAGCGCGACCTGCTGCCCGACGTGCTCTACACGTCGCTGCTCACGCGCGCCATCCAGACCGCGAACATCGCCCTCGACGCGGCCGACCGCGCGTGGATCCCGGTGACGCGCTCGTGGCGGCTCAACGAGCGCCACTACGGCGACCTGCAGGGCAAGGACAAGGCCGAGACGCTCGAGCAGTACGGCGAGGAGCAGTTCATGCTCTGGCGCCGCTCGTTCGACACCCCGCCGCCGGCGATCGCCGACGACAACGAGTTCTCGCAGGCGGGCGACCTCCGCTACGCCGGCATCGACGGCGACGTGCCCGCGACCGAGTGCCTCAAGGACGTCATCGACCGCTTCCTGCCGTACTGGGAGTCGACGATCACGAAGGACCTCGAGGCCGGGCGCACCGTGCTCGTCACGGCGCACGGCAACTCGCTGCGCGCGCTCGTGAAGCACCTCGACGGCATCTCCGACGACGACATCGCGGCCCTCAACATCCCGACGGGCATCCCGCTCGTCTACCGCCTGGGCGACGACAACATGCCGCTCGGCCCGGGGGAGTACCTGGACCCCGAGGCGGCAGCGGCCGGCGCGGCCGCCGTGGCGAGCCAGGGCAGCAAGCACTAG
- the phoU gene encoding phosphate signaling complex protein PhoU yields MRDVFQQELSEVQERLVDIANHVVVSIEAAVRAFGDSNVQLAEQVIATDPIIDDKAASLDELAIDIIARQSPVARDLRIVVSALRISASLERMGDLARHIALLARYRFPMQVVPESLQPTFAEMGASDIEIAKMLRDLLESQDLTLADRLETADSHVDKLHRDVFAHVLGTTWEGAAHTTVDATLASRYHERFADHAVGIAKKVKYLATGDWTGDDDARADMAPEPVRAQPAPE; encoded by the coding sequence ATGCGCGACGTATTCCAGCAGGAGCTGAGCGAGGTGCAGGAGCGCCTCGTCGACATCGCCAACCACGTCGTCGTCTCGATCGAGGCCGCCGTGCGCGCCTTCGGCGACTCCAACGTGCAGCTCGCGGAGCAGGTGATCGCGACCGACCCGATCATCGACGACAAGGCCGCGTCGCTCGACGAGCTCGCGATCGACATCATCGCCCGCCAGTCGCCGGTCGCCCGCGACCTGCGCATCGTCGTCTCGGCGCTGCGCATCTCGGCGTCGCTCGAGCGCATGGGCGACCTCGCGCGCCACATCGCGCTGCTCGCGCGCTACCGCTTCCCGATGCAGGTGGTGCCGGAGTCGCTGCAGCCGACGTTCGCCGAGATGGGCGCGAGCGACATCGAGATCGCGAAGATGCTGCGCGACCTGCTCGAGTCGCAGGACCTCACGCTCGCCGACCGCCTCGAGACGGCCGACTCGCACGTCGACAAGCTGCACCGCGACGTCTTCGCGCACGTGCTCGGCACGACGTGGGAGGGTGCGGCGCACACGACCGTCGACGCGACGCTCGCGAGCCGCTACCACGAGCGCTTCGCCGACCACGCGGTCGGCATCGCCAAGAAGGTCAAGTACCTCGCGACCGGCGACTGGACCGGCGACGACGACGCTCGCGCCGACATGGCGCCCGAGCCGGTGCGCGCGCAGCCCGCACCCGAGTGA
- the ispD gene encoding 2-C-methyl-D-erythritol 4-phosphate cytidylyltransferase yields MTDTALIVVAAGSGTRLGRGVPKAFAEVAGAPILEHALRGLAAIDAALVVVVPAGLEADAAVIAARAGVTVSVVVGGETRADSVAAGLDAARDARWVLVHDAARALTPAAQVERVIAALRAGASAVVPVLPVVDTIRAVTPASLAEPDELGAIVDRAGLRAMQTPQGFDATVLRRAYAEADARVASTDDAQLVQALGLPVAAVRGDDLAFKITTPADADRAESLLGPAIRVGVGADVHAFGGDGPLRLAGLEWEGQGLEGHSDGDAVCHAIVDALLGAAGLGDIGGLVGVDDPQHAGAHGEVFVRAAVARLAEHGWRPVNVAVQVLGVRPRIGTRRDEAQGALSAMVGAPVSVSGTTTDGLGALGRGEGVQAIATALIRR; encoded by the coding sequence GTGACCGACACCGCCCTCATCGTCGTCGCCGCGGGCAGCGGCACCCGGCTCGGCCGCGGCGTGCCCAAGGCCTTCGCGGAGGTGGCGGGCGCGCCGATCCTCGAGCATGCGCTCCGCGGCCTCGCCGCCATCGACGCCGCGCTCGTCGTGGTCGTCCCCGCGGGCCTCGAGGCGGATGCCGCGGTGATCGCCGCCCGCGCCGGCGTCACGGTGAGCGTCGTCGTGGGCGGCGAGACGCGCGCGGATTCCGTCGCCGCGGGCCTCGACGCCGCGCGCGATGCGCGCTGGGTGCTCGTGCACGACGCGGCGCGCGCGCTGACGCCCGCCGCGCAGGTCGAGCGCGTCATCGCGGCGCTGCGGGCCGGCGCATCCGCCGTCGTGCCGGTGCTGCCGGTCGTCGACACGATCCGCGCGGTCACGCCGGCGTCGCTCGCGGAGCCGGACGAGCTCGGCGCGATCGTCGACCGAGCGGGGCTGCGGGCGATGCAGACGCCGCAGGGCTTCGACGCTACGGTGCTGCGCCGCGCCTACGCCGAGGCGGATGCGCGCGTCGCGTCGACCGACGACGCCCAGCTCGTGCAGGCGCTCGGCCTCCCGGTGGCGGCCGTGCGCGGTGACGACCTCGCCTTCAAGATCACGACCCCCGCCGACGCAGACCGCGCCGAGTCGCTGCTGGGGCCGGCGATCCGGGTGGGCGTCGGCGCCGACGTGCACGCCTTCGGCGGCGACGGCCCGCTGCGGCTCGCAGGCCTCGAGTGGGAGGGGCAGGGGCTCGAGGGCCACTCCGACGGCGACGCCGTGTGCCACGCGATCGTCGATGCCCTGCTCGGCGCCGCCGGCCTCGGCGACATCGGCGGGCTCGTGGGGGTCGACGACCCGCAGCACGCGGGCGCCCACGGCGAGGTCTTCGTGCGCGCCGCCGTCGCGCGGCTCGCGGAGCACGGCTGGCGGCCGGTGAACGTCGCGGTGCAGGTGCTCGGCGTGCGGCCGCGCATCGGCACCCGCCGCGACGAGGCGCAGGGCGCGCTCAGCGCGATGGTCGGCGCACCCGTGAGCGTCTCGGGCACCACGACCGACGGGCTCGGCGCCCTCGGCCGCGGGGAGGGTGTGCAGGCGATCGCGACCGCGCTCATCCGCCGCTGA
- a CDS encoding sensor histidine kinase, which produces MDASWYVLIALLLGFAIGAVSVHLLGIAAHRGRQVMAIASEPVPDGIAAMVQVLESAGVVLDGSNQVILSSPGALALDLVEGRALRSHDILAAVRRVWRTGEQEVLELVHRRGRIGAGMDVHLRVRVAPLGNRFMLVLAADRTEELRLAGVRRDFVANVSHELKTPIGAVSVLAEAIEAAAEDPDRVRSFAQRMQVEADRLGRMTKALIDLSRIQSDDPLDHAERVPIGRVVEVAVDRNRVLADSKRMRVIPRVLDEVDVLGSEDLITMAVQNLVANALQYSPEATHVGVGVRVTDGVVEISVTDKGVGIAHDDLERVFERFYRVDPARSRVTGGTGLGLSIVKHVASSHGGEVTLWSRPGQGSTFTLRLPVAGPTATAPKEIA; this is translated from the coding sequence GTGGATGCGTCGTGGTACGTGCTCATCGCGCTCCTGCTGGGATTCGCGATCGGAGCGGTCTCCGTGCACCTCCTCGGCATCGCCGCGCATCGCGGCCGCCAGGTGATGGCCATCGCGAGCGAGCCGGTCCCCGACGGCATCGCCGCGATGGTGCAGGTGCTCGAGTCCGCCGGCGTCGTGCTCGACGGCTCGAACCAGGTGATCCTCTCGTCGCCCGGCGCGCTCGCGCTCGACCTCGTCGAGGGCAGGGCGCTGCGCTCGCACGACATCCTCGCCGCCGTGCGCCGGGTCTGGCGCACGGGAGAGCAGGAGGTGCTCGAGCTCGTCCACCGCCGGGGCCGCATCGGCGCCGGCATGGACGTGCACCTGCGCGTGCGCGTCGCGCCGCTCGGCAACCGCTTCATGCTCGTGCTCGCGGCGGATCGCACCGAGGAGCTGCGGCTCGCCGGCGTGCGCCGCGACTTCGTCGCCAACGTGAGCCACGAGCTCAAGACGCCGATCGGTGCGGTGAGCGTGCTCGCCGAGGCGATCGAGGCGGCGGCGGAGGATCCCGACCGGGTGCGCTCGTTCGCGCAGCGCATGCAGGTCGAGGCCGACCGCCTCGGGCGCATGACCAAGGCGCTCATCGACCTCTCGCGCATCCAGTCCGACGACCCGCTCGACCACGCCGAGCGCGTGCCGATCGGCCGCGTGGTCGAGGTGGCGGTGGACCGCAACCGCGTGCTCGCCGACTCCAAGCGGATGCGGGTCATCCCGCGCGTGCTCGACGAGGTCGACGTGCTGGGCTCCGAGGACCTCATCACCATGGCGGTGCAGAACCTGGTCGCGAACGCGCTGCAGTACTCGCCGGAGGCCACCCACGTGGGCGTCGGCGTGCGGGTGACCGACGGCGTCGTCGAGATCTCGGTCACCGACAAGGGCGTCGGCATCGCGCACGACGACCTGGAGCGCGTCTTCGAGCGCTTCTACCGCGTGGACCCGGCACGCAGCCGCGTGACCGGCGGCACGGGCCTCGGCCTCAGCATCGTGAAGCACGTCGCGAGTAGCCACGGCGGCGAGGTCACCCTCTGGTCGCGTCCGGGTCAGGGCTCCACCTTCACGCTCCGCCTGCCCGTCGCAGGCCCCACCGCCACCGCCCCGAAGGAGATCGCATGA
- a CDS encoding CarD family transcriptional regulator: MNFEVGETVVYPHHGAATITEVKVRKIKGVETTYLKLNVAQGGLTIEVPAQNVDMVGVRDVIGEEGLDRVFEVLRADFTEEPTNWARRYKANVEKLASGDVIKVSEVVRDLSRRDQDRGLSAGEKRMLAKARQILVSELALAEHTDEDAAAARLDEALAPAV, encoded by the coding sequence ATGAACTTTGAGGTCGGAGAGACGGTCGTCTACCCCCACCACGGTGCCGCGACGATCACCGAGGTCAAGGTCCGCAAGATCAAGGGCGTCGAGACCACCTACCTCAAGCTCAACGTCGCGCAGGGCGGCCTCACCATCGAGGTCCCCGCGCAGAACGTCGACATGGTGGGCGTTCGCGACGTCATCGGCGAGGAGGGCCTCGACCGCGTGTTCGAGGTGCTGCGGGCGGACTTCACCGAGGAGCCCACGAACTGGGCGCGCCGCTACAAGGCGAACGTCGAGAAGCTGGCGTCGGGCGACGTCATCAAGGTGAGCGAGGTCGTGCGCGACCTGTCCCGCCGCGACCAGGACCGCGGCCTCTCGGCCGGCGAGAAGCGCATGCTCGCGAAGGCCCGGCAGATCCTGGTCTCCGAGCTGGCGCTCGCGGAGCACACCGACGAGGACGCGGCAGCCGCTCGCCTCGACGAGGCGCTCGCTCCCGCGGTCTGA
- a CDS encoding DsbA family protein — protein sequence MSDKLTKNERRAQAREQARAMQEQRRRRERMRRGLTIGGIILAAVAIVAIVAVVIVNSIRPAGPGPQNMASNGIIVGQDLVAERTPATPAEGEPTPTEPRQDIIQIEIYQDYMCPVCGAFDEANRATLEQLLNTGAATVEVHPIAILDRLSLGTKFSTRSASAAACVAEFAPDQFWAFNSAMYDNQPAEQTAGLTNDEIVGIAEGAGIDPSTGVADCIREGRFMSWAEDATIRAGSQPLPGTDGVVADRTPTVLVNGQKYEGAPGDAAGFQAFVTATAGQLTGESETPEATETPAPSETPAPSEG from the coding sequence ATGAGCGACAAGCTGACGAAGAACGAGCGCCGAGCGCAGGCGCGCGAGCAGGCACGCGCGATGCAGGAGCAGCGGCGTCGCCGCGAGCGGATGCGCCGCGGCCTGACGATCGGCGGCATCATCCTCGCGGCCGTCGCGATCGTCGCGATCGTCGCGGTCGTGATCGTGAACAGCATCCGTCCCGCCGGCCCCGGCCCCCAGAACATGGCGAGCAACGGCATCATCGTCGGGCAGGACCTCGTCGCCGAGCGCACCCCCGCGACGCCCGCCGAGGGTGAGCCGACGCCCACCGAGCCGCGCCAGGACATCATCCAGATCGAGATCTACCAGGACTACATGTGCCCCGTGTGCGGCGCCTTCGACGAGGCCAACCGCGCCACGCTCGAGCAGCTGCTGAACACCGGCGCCGCGACCGTCGAGGTGCACCCGATCGCGATCCTCGACCGGCTCTCGCTCGGCACGAAGTTCTCCACGCGCTCCGCGTCCGCGGCCGCCTGCGTCGCCGAGTTCGCCCCCGACCAGTTCTGGGCCTTCAACTCCGCGATGTACGACAACCAGCCGGCCGAGCAGACCGCCGGCCTCACGAACGACGAGATCGTCGGCATCGCCGAGGGCGCGGGCATCGACCCGTCGACCGGCGTCGCCGACTGCATCCGCGAGGGCCGCTTCATGAGCTGGGCCGAGGACGCGACGATCCGTGCCGGTTCGCAGCCGCTGCCCGGCACCGACGGCGTCGTCGCCGACCGCACCCCGACGGTGCTCGTCAACGGCCAGAAGTACGAGGGCGCTCCCGGCGACGCCGCCGGCTTCCAGGCGTTCGTCACGGCCACCGCCGGCCAGCTGACCGGTGAGTCCGAGACGCCGGAGGCCACGGAGACGCCCGCGCCGTCGGAGACGCCCGCGCCGAGCGAGGGCTGA